Proteins co-encoded in one Gleimia hominis genomic window:
- a CDS encoding MFS transporter, protein MDYGKTPSNAETKRSIRFQWRIAVLAGAGMFIDGYDVSVIAVALPGLKEEWGIGNGLLSGVIASSVVVGMFFGMLYGGRLVDRFGRRKMYMYDLIGFVIFALVAALAFNPPVLIFARFALGLFIGADYPISSSMTAEFTSPRRRGSYIIFMSLLWQLGSFSAYILGLVFLPIGDNAWRWMLGAGAILAVIVIILRHNVPESPRWLRSQGRFSEAMRIEKQVKDEYDITIGHKEENEPGTNRQRWVELFSPKMLRATVFCSVYWFAFAVSFYGIQMYTPTILEPFAGGRHDLPFLGAALIAFLGVLGAALGMYAVEAFGRRKLIISCFCVMVAALVTLALWSTPGLLVLVLLLSVTILMANMGPGVLNMVYPNEMFPTRLRGSGVGFAGSVSRIGSILGVLLFPVLVGTWGMQNATWLFVGVALVGTVVSITLAPETKGRSLDELENLADHGWRDKEGKMVFYGEYDSGERK, encoded by the coding sequence ATGGATTATGGTAAAACTCCTAGCAATGCAGAAACAAAACGATCCATCCGCTTCCAATGGCGAATCGCAGTGCTTGCAGGGGCAGGTATGTTCATCGATGGGTATGACGTCTCAGTTATAGCCGTGGCGCTTCCCGGTCTTAAAGAAGAATGGGGGATTGGTAATGGCCTGTTATCTGGAGTTATTGCTTCATCTGTAGTCGTTGGGATGTTCTTTGGCATGCTCTATGGCGGACGCTTAGTTGACCGTTTTGGGCGACGGAAAATGTATATGTACGATCTCATCGGTTTCGTTATCTTTGCGCTTGTGGCTGCTCTTGCATTTAATCCGCCGGTGCTGATATTTGCACGTTTTGCTTTAGGACTTTTCATTGGTGCGGATTACCCGATCTCTTCATCCATGACTGCGGAGTTTACCTCTCCTCGGCGTCGAGGCTCATACATAATCTTCATGTCTTTACTCTGGCAGCTTGGATCGTTCAGCGCATACATACTAGGTCTCGTTTTCTTACCTATTGGTGACAATGCTTGGCGATGGATGCTTGGGGCAGGAGCCATCCTTGCGGTAATCGTAATTATATTAAGGCACAATGTGCCGGAGTCCCCGCGCTGGCTCCGGTCTCAAGGACGCTTTTCAGAAGCAATGAGAATCGAAAAACAAGTAAAAGATGAGTATGACATTACTATTGGGCACAAGGAGGAAAACGAACCGGGTACAAACCGTCAACGTTGGGTTGAACTGTTTTCTCCTAAGATGCTTCGTGCGACTGTTTTTTGCTCAGTGTACTGGTTTGCCTTCGCCGTTTCGTTTTACGGCATTCAAATGTACACGCCCACTATTCTTGAACCTTTTGCCGGTGGACGGCACGACCTACCATTCTTGGGAGCGGCGCTGATTGCCTTTTTAGGAGTGTTAGGTGCTGCACTAGGCATGTACGCAGTAGAAGCATTTGGAAGACGGAAACTTATTATTTCTTGCTTCTGTGTAATGGTTGCGGCTCTGGTAACGTTGGCGCTTTGGTCGACTCCGGGTCTTCTTGTATTAGTTCTTCTATTGTCAGTAACGATTCTGATGGCCAATATGGGGCCCGGAGTTCTTAATATGGTTTACCCGAATGAAATGTTCCCCACACGTTTGCGCGGCAGTGGGGTGGGGTTTGCCGGATCGGTCAGTAGAATTGGCTCAATACTGGGAGTGTTGCTTTTCCCTGTTCTGGTTGGAACTTGGGGAATGCAGAATGCAACGTGGTTGTTCGTAGGAGTTGCACTTGTAGGTACGGTCGTTTCAATTACCTTGGCTCCAGAGACTAAAGGCCGCTCTCTAGATGAACTTGAGAATCTCGCAGACCATGGTTGGCGAGATAAGGAGGGAAAGATGGTGTTCTACGGTGAGTACGATTCGGGTGAGCGAAAATGA
- the ypfJ gene encoding KPN_02809 family neutral zinc metallopeptidase: MSFNDNVNLDSSRVSTSRGRGRGVALGGGGLVVVIGLFIVSQVTGIDFLSMFTGSSTGSNSATQVQESQGKDLSHCKTGADANKYDECRMVATAQSLDAMWSTALSEQANVQYKKPDFNIFEDAVQTKCGAATSQVGPFYCPADNTVYLDLSFFNELSKFGAQDGPLAQEYIVAHEWGHHIQNLTGQFQSHNSQQTGAQSESVRMELQADCYAGIWVNRAAKTPDPKSGQPFLKTPTDEQIRNALSVASSIGDDHIQEQSGGKINQDSWTHGSSAQRTQWFKTGIQTGSIAHCDTFEGSL, from the coding sequence ATGAGCTTTAACGATAACGTGAACTTGGATTCCTCCCGCGTTAGTACCTCCCGTGGTCGTGGCCGCGGCGTTGCACTTGGAGGCGGTGGTCTAGTAGTCGTTATCGGCCTGTTCATAGTTTCGCAAGTTACTGGAATTGATTTCCTATCAATGTTCACTGGTAGCAGCACTGGGTCGAACAGTGCAACCCAGGTGCAGGAATCGCAGGGTAAGGATCTGTCCCACTGCAAAACAGGGGCCGATGCCAACAAGTACGACGAATGCCGCATGGTTGCCACCGCCCAGTCGTTGGACGCAATGTGGTCAACTGCCCTTTCAGAACAAGCGAACGTGCAGTATAAGAAACCTGATTTCAATATTTTTGAGGACGCCGTGCAAACTAAGTGCGGTGCCGCCACGTCACAGGTGGGCCCGTTCTACTGCCCAGCGGATAACACGGTGTATTTAGACCTGTCATTTTTTAACGAACTGTCTAAGTTCGGTGCCCAAGACGGCCCTCTCGCCCAAGAGTACATTGTGGCGCACGAGTGGGGGCACCACATCCAGAACCTCACCGGGCAGTTCCAATCACACAACTCACAACAAACCGGAGCCCAATCCGAGTCCGTAAGAATGGAACTGCAAGCCGACTGCTATGCCGGAATATGGGTTAACCGCGCAGCTAAAACACCAGACCCAAAGTCTGGACAGCCGTTCCTAAAAACACCTACCGACGAGCAAATCCGAAACGCCCTATCCGTCGCCTCCTCAATCGGTGACGACCACATCCAAGAGCAATCAGGTGGAAAAATCAACCAAGACTCGTGGACACACGGCTCCTCTGCCCAACGCACCCAATGGTTCAAAACCGGCATTCAAACCGGCAGCATTGCCCACTGCGACACCTTCGAAGGCTCGCTGTGA
- a CDS encoding beta-galactosidase — MNTQPQQTQEDPTNGKTIYAPGRHSFAGNDGKSHKVSFDKNSFMVDGQRLALWSAELHYWRLPDTNGWRDILQKMKANGYNAVSLYFFWGMHQSSPGGAFDFSKNTIKDLDLLLTMAEEEGLYVIARPGPYVNAEASMGGLPAYMTNFKDKLRSTDRDALAASKEWLEAFNQIAKKHLITNGGGSILLYQVENELINQDSAREAFLTELVKKVRADGIDVPLFHNDYSLAGRFKDAQKYGLDFYAYDAYPVGFNCSAPRNEIGDSEEVFHQFAPNSPNFITESQGGAFTPWGASYNASDCYEYTDEAFTRQWAVNNIGNGVTAFNFYMAFGGTNWGWTGSPSSGFTSYDYGAGITEDRVLTPKAAVQKEAGYYMQAVPEFAAMNRNSAPKVNISKGSPVRMYARSNDGEGSVTGNGVRSYAMRLQSSNDTTETAFTTSLVLDRAEDAQQAQQFSHDDRDKAVSYEGAWEEVADDAAFHRTLTESKTPGDSAKFTFKGSSIKLITSTATNFAPFTVQVDGGEPQTVTSARVDTNQNKPTQFLAWEANGLDSGEHSLVVTHAGNSGEVLSIDAFDIGSQSKSMPVEVNDSDKSFFNYEGAWEHAKNQAWTAADKEADETFSSTLGDTVSFKFTGVGFDLVGPYSENHGSATVKVDGEVVGQTHEEVTNSPQPGKVLFSWREGGSDEAANEASPSEHVVTVTVDGKAFEGSSGEFVSLDYVRYFPEGAALDPAVDDGPAEGEIGWKRIPQKENTFLKIHGRDALLLTADKVVAGHDLYYTTSQLFAAPVQTEQANIQYLVGAHGDDGETVLHYDKEPRVSAPDGVESHWDAASGQLRLNYTHESNAKSITISADGKPLTLRVIDRETAVTTWIIPTLKDGNTVNVAVEGVELARTATTSDSTLQLTGSVSTAATVRVWAPQEINAAVWNGAKLPVNSSDGSFTGSLAAPQAVTVPKLQFTSATDNAQAGLDYDDTSWKTAADKQAANASQGPGTHAGVVLDSNHYEFYEGSVWYRAHYTSPVSDPTLRLWGNGGSGVPVQGKNPAFMQVWVNGQYAGAVRADGSEQSIKAPAGSVKAGGKVVVAVLVHNLGQNLDWSDDGLSKQNRGLFDADLQAAGPVVWKVQGMGVNQGLSTELNPSGTIYNTGGLGGEHAGWHMPGFDDAAWTKADSLHTKAGVTWYRAHFDLDTPVAQDTAYRLEINSERFANKDDRSQVTLFVNGWNTGVYIGDVGPQRSFTIPSAFLNQRGKNVLAVAVAAKADGMGPESISLKAVHSTTIADPSTQNPADTPSANPSDTPGGSSGGEQSTPGGSNAGKHHASSNAGKHHATSNANAKHGKKHLSVTGSDIAPWLIVGAACCLGGIAITLIRRHS; from the coding sequence GTGAATACGCAACCCCAGCAAACACAAGAGGACCCAACAAATGGGAAAACCATTTACGCACCAGGCCGGCATTCGTTCGCGGGCAACGACGGTAAATCCCACAAAGTAAGCTTCGATAAAAACTCGTTCATGGTAGACGGCCAGCGTTTGGCGCTGTGGTCTGCGGAGTTACACTACTGGCGGCTGCCAGACACTAATGGGTGGCGCGACATCCTCCAGAAAATGAAAGCTAATGGTTACAACGCTGTCTCCCTATATTTTTTCTGGGGCATGCACCAATCATCTCCCGGTGGCGCATTCGATTTTTCTAAGAACACGATTAAAGATCTCGATTTGTTGCTGACGATGGCCGAAGAAGAAGGCTTGTACGTTATCGCACGCCCAGGGCCTTACGTGAATGCGGAAGCATCGATGGGTGGTTTACCCGCGTACATGACGAACTTTAAAGACAAACTACGTTCCACAGATAGGGACGCTCTCGCAGCATCCAAAGAATGGTTAGAAGCGTTCAACCAGATCGCAAAGAAGCACCTCATCACCAACGGTGGCGGATCGATCCTCTTGTACCAGGTAGAAAACGAGTTGATCAATCAAGATTCAGCTCGCGAAGCTTTTCTCACCGAGCTGGTAAAGAAGGTGCGCGCTGACGGGATAGATGTACCGTTGTTCCACAACGACTATTCTTTGGCGGGACGTTTTAAAGACGCGCAAAAATACGGGCTCGATTTTTACGCGTACGACGCCTATCCAGTTGGCTTCAACTGCTCCGCACCGCGCAATGAGATTGGTGATTCAGAAGAAGTTTTCCACCAGTTCGCTCCAAATAGCCCAAACTTTATAACCGAGTCACAAGGCGGCGCGTTCACCCCCTGGGGTGCTTCCTATAACGCATCAGACTGCTACGAATACACCGATGAGGCATTCACACGCCAGTGGGCTGTGAACAATATTGGTAACGGGGTAACCGCATTCAACTTCTACATGGCATTCGGGGGAACGAACTGGGGGTGGACGGGTTCGCCCTCATCCGGATTCACATCCTATGACTACGGGGCGGGCATCACCGAAGACCGTGTTTTAACTCCTAAAGCAGCCGTGCAAAAAGAAGCTGGTTACTACATGCAAGCTGTCCCTGAGTTCGCTGCGATGAACCGAAATAGCGCACCAAAAGTGAACATTTCGAAAGGATCTCCAGTGCGCATGTACGCGCGCAGCAACGATGGTGAAGGTTCTGTTACCGGCAACGGTGTGCGCAGCTACGCGATGCGTCTGCAAAGCTCCAACGACACCACCGAAACAGCCTTCACAACTTCATTGGTTTTGGATCGCGCTGAAGACGCGCAGCAAGCTCAGCAGTTCAGTCACGATGACCGCGACAAGGCCGTATCTTATGAAGGCGCCTGGGAGGAAGTGGCTGATGATGCAGCGTTCCATCGAACACTCACAGAATCTAAGACTCCCGGTGACAGCGCGAAATTCACTTTCAAAGGCAGCAGTATCAAACTGATTACGTCCACTGCCACTAATTTCGCGCCGTTTACAGTTCAGGTGGATGGTGGGGAACCTCAGACGGTGACTTCCGCGCGGGTGGATACCAATCAGAATAAACCCACTCAATTCTTAGCTTGGGAAGCAAACGGGTTAGACTCTGGCGAACACTCCCTTGTAGTTACGCACGCCGGCAATTCCGGTGAGGTTCTTTCTATCGATGCGTTCGATATCGGATCCCAGTCGAAGTCCATGCCTGTGGAAGTCAATGACTCGGATAAGAGCTTTTTCAACTACGAGGGTGCTTGGGAACACGCAAAGAATCAAGCCTGGACAGCTGCGGATAAAGAGGCTGATGAGACGTTTTCATCCACCTTAGGCGACACCGTTAGCTTCAAGTTCACCGGAGTGGGTTTCGATTTAGTTGGTCCGTACTCAGAAAACCACGGCTCAGCAACCGTCAAAGTAGATGGTGAGGTAGTTGGGCAAACCCATGAGGAAGTGACCAATAGTCCGCAACCAGGTAAAGTGCTTTTTTCTTGGCGTGAGGGTGGCAGTGACGAAGCTGCTAATGAAGCTTCACCTAGTGAACACGTCGTTACGGTAACTGTGGATGGAAAGGCATTTGAGGGGTCCTCTGGGGAGTTTGTATCTTTGGATTACGTACGCTACTTCCCCGAGGGCGCGGCTTTAGATCCAGCTGTAGATGACGGTCCTGCGGAAGGTGAAATCGGTTGGAAGCGTATCCCTCAAAAGGAGAATACGTTCCTGAAAATACATGGGCGTGACGCACTATTACTCACAGCAGATAAAGTAGTTGCCGGACACGATCTGTATTACACAACCTCGCAACTATTTGCCGCTCCAGTGCAAACCGAGCAGGCAAATATACAGTACTTGGTTGGTGCACATGGTGATGATGGGGAAACCGTTCTGCATTACGATAAGGAACCACGGGTTTCAGCCCCCGACGGTGTGGAGTCCCACTGGGACGCAGCCTCTGGGCAACTGCGCTTGAACTACACACACGAGTCCAACGCCAAGTCGATAACCATTAGTGCTGACGGTAAACCGTTGACGCTACGAGTAATTGACCGGGAAACCGCAGTTACAACCTGGATTATCCCCACGTTGAAAGACGGAAACACGGTGAATGTAGCTGTTGAAGGCGTGGAGTTGGCCCGCACCGCAACTACCTCAGACTCTACGTTGCAGTTAACCGGATCTGTTTCAACCGCGGCCACTGTTCGCGTGTGGGCACCCCAGGAGATTAATGCCGCAGTGTGGAACGGCGCTAAACTGCCGGTAAACAGTTCAGATGGTTCGTTCACGGGGAGCCTTGCCGCACCTCAGGCAGTAACGGTACCGAAACTCCAGTTCACATCCGCTACTGACAACGCGCAGGCAGGTTTGGATTATGACGATACTTCTTGGAAAACTGCAGCTGATAAGCAGGCTGCGAACGCATCGCAAGGTCCAGGTACGCATGCGGGAGTAGTGCTCGATTCTAACCACTACGAGTTTTATGAGGGCAGCGTTTGGTACCGCGCGCATTACACCTCACCGGTTTCCGACCCAACACTGCGCCTGTGGGGTAACGGTGGTTCTGGTGTTCCTGTACAAGGGAAAAACCCGGCTTTCATGCAAGTATGGGTGAACGGCCAGTATGCAGGGGCAGTACGGGCCGATGGTTCCGAGCAGTCAATAAAAGCGCCCGCAGGGTCGGTGAAAGCCGGAGGGAAAGTTGTTGTCGCAGTGCTGGTGCACAATTTGGGGCAGAACCTTGACTGGTCTGATGACGGACTCTCTAAGCAGAACCGGGGATTGTTCGACGCTGATCTGCAGGCCGCCGGACCGGTCGTGTGGAAGGTTCAAGGTATGGGCGTTAACCAGGGGCTATCCACAGAGCTGAATCCTTCTGGAACGATTTACAATACGGGTGGCCTCGGTGGTGAACACGCCGGCTGGCACATGCCGGGGTTTGACGACGCCGCGTGGACAAAAGCGGATTCGCTTCACACGAAGGCTGGGGTCACTTGGTATCGCGCTCACTTCGACCTGGATACTCCGGTGGCACAAGATACGGCGTACCGACTAGAGATTAACTCTGAACGGTTTGCAAATAAGGACGACAGGTCGCAGGTAACCTTGTTTGTCAATGGTTGGAACACGGGTGTTTACATTGGGGACGTTGGCCCGCAGCGCTCGTTCACTATTCCTTCCGCGTTCTTGAATCAACGGGGTAAAAATGTCCTGGCAGTGGCCGTGGCTGCTAAAGCTGATGGAATGGGACCCGAATCCATTTCTTTGAAAGCAGTTCACTCCACCACCATCGCAGATCCCTCAACCCAGAATCCGGCCGACACCCCCTCTGCTAACCCCAGTGACACACCCGGTGGTAGTTCTGGCGGAGAGCAAAGTACTCCCGGTGGTTCGAATGCGGGCAAACATCATGCTAGTTCGAATGCGGGCAAACACCATGCAACCTCCAATGCGAATGCTAAGCATGGAAAGAAACATCTGTCTGTAACCGGTAGTGACATAGCTCCGTGGCTAATAGTGGGGGCCGCGTGTTGCCTAGGTGGTATTGCGATAACTCTAATCCGCAGGCACAGCTAG
- a CDS encoding CBU_0592 family membrane protein, whose translation MLPGNMVVVNHTLQILAQSLGWLGAVLYLGAYYFVSTGKLAADSLRYQLMCIVSGTLTVFLASATGAWPSVFSNAVFVLIGFYVVMTVKRAYLKQLVYTKARRATQLRGRNNQTKRHLNNESIKSEPPLLRETTPHSDVAVVAQ comes from the coding sequence ATGTTGCCTGGAAATATGGTGGTTGTGAACCACACCCTCCAGATTCTTGCGCAGAGCCTAGGTTGGCTCGGTGCCGTGCTGTACCTCGGTGCCTACTACTTCGTTTCCACGGGTAAACTTGCGGCAGATTCTTTGAGGTACCAGCTGATGTGTATCGTTTCGGGTACGCTAACTGTGTTCTTAGCATCCGCTACCGGGGCTTGGCCGTCCGTGTTTTCCAATGCTGTGTTCGTCCTAATTGGTTTCTACGTAGTTATGACGGTTAAGCGGGCGTACTTGAAACAGTTGGTTTACACGAAAGCTCGGCGTGCAACTCAGCTGCGGGGGCGTAACAATCAGACGAAACGTCACCTCAATAATGAGAGCATTAAATCCGAACCTCCATTACTGCGTGAAACTACGCCGCATTCGGACGTTGCGGTCGTAGCGCAGTAG
- a CDS encoding LysR family transcriptional regulator translates to MQRLDVLLAVSREGGIQAAADVLHVSPSAVSQQVRKLEQECGTELLTRTHSGAVLTEAGKIVVAGAERIETELERTARELLESTGTPTGIVRLAAFQTVIRGLILPNLNTFTDLAPGIDLHLQEADSDKALAAIRRAKADIAVLEFDSEIPRGPRGVKVLPLLQEPWYMVYPSTLADPHDPLELANETWLGVEPGTAASIAISRLAEQWGFTPSSKYVYADYDVALHMVAAGLGTTVIPKLGLTYLPEGVEARMITGLGTRRLVLCISAAMSRQSDAIDLMCKLLRQVALSHTEQGEMNTGPTPQAPGISTPPA, encoded by the coding sequence GTGCAGCGCCTTGACGTTCTCTTGGCTGTTTCAAGAGAAGGAGGTATTCAAGCAGCGGCGGACGTACTCCACGTTTCTCCCTCAGCAGTAAGCCAGCAGGTACGAAAACTCGAACAAGAATGCGGCACCGAACTACTAACCCGAACCCATTCCGGCGCCGTCCTCACCGAAGCAGGTAAAATCGTCGTCGCCGGAGCCGAACGAATAGAAACAGAACTCGAACGAACCGCACGCGAACTGTTGGAATCCACAGGTACCCCCACCGGTATTGTGCGCCTCGCCGCCTTCCAAACCGTTATCCGCGGGCTCATCCTCCCCAACCTCAACACCTTCACCGACCTCGCCCCAGGCATCGACCTCCACTTGCAAGAAGCAGACTCCGATAAAGCCCTAGCTGCAATCCGCCGCGCAAAAGCTGACATTGCCGTACTAGAGTTTGACTCAGAAATACCTCGCGGACCAAGAGGAGTAAAGGTACTGCCACTGCTGCAAGAACCGTGGTACATGGTTTACCCCTCCACACTCGCTGATCCGCACGACCCCCTGGAGTTAGCTAACGAAACCTGGCTCGGCGTGGAACCCGGCACCGCTGCGAGCATTGCAATCTCTAGGCTCGCGGAACAGTGGGGGTTCACGCCCTCCAGCAAATACGTGTACGCCGACTACGACGTTGCCCTCCACATGGTCGCTGCAGGGCTGGGCACAACCGTCATTCCAAAACTAGGCCTCACCTACCTTCCTGAAGGAGTGGAAGCACGCATGATCACCGGGCTGGGCACCCGCCGGCTGGTGCTGTGCATATCTGCGGCGATGTCACGGCAATCAGACGCCATTGACCTCATGTGTAAACTTCTTCGGCAAGTAGCACTTTCACACACGGAACAAGGCGAAATGAACACCGGACCCACCCCGCAAGCACCCGGCATCAGCACCCCACCTGCATGA